TGATACAGAACGAAATGACGGCAAAATTGTTATGTTGATTGCTATTGATTTAAAAGCTGCAGGTTTTATTGCCGTTACCGATCCCATTAAAGAGTCTTCCGCAAAAGCTGTTAATGATTTACATGCAGAAGGCATAAGAGTTGTTATGCTCACAGGCGATAACCGTACCACGGCAGAAGTTGTTGCAAGAAAATTAGGTATCGATGAGGTTTATGCCGAAGTATTGCCTGAGCAAAAAACGGAGGTTATTAAAGAGCTTCAAGCACAAGGTTATATTGTTGCTATGGCGGGCGATGGGATTAATGATGCTCCGGCACTAGCCCTCGCCCATGTCGGTATTGCAATGGGAACCGGCACCGATATCGCAATGGAGAGTGCGGGAGTCACTTTAGTAAAAGGTGATTTGCGTGGCATCGTTAGAGCCAGAGTGTTAAGTAGAGCAACAATGCGAAATATTAGACAAAATCTATTTTTTGCATTTTTTTATAACTCGGCGGGAATTCCTATTGCTGCAGGATTGCTTTACCCGTTTTTTGGGATACTGCTCTCACCGATGATTGCCGCGGCTGCAATGAGTTTTAGTTCGGTTTCCGTAATTACCAACGCACTGAGGCTCAGACAAATAAAGTTATAAATCGGCTTTTTAGTGCGTAATATTGTAAACAATCTCTGTTTTGTTTTTTACGATTATAATTTCTGCTACACTTAAACCTCTTATTTCTAGTGCCGCAAACTCTTTTATTGAGTTTATGTCGTTTTTTGCAATAGCTCTTAAGATCAAACCTCTATATGCTTTTGCCCAGTGACCTACAACTTTGCCGTCTTTTAAAAATTTCAGGCTAGTGTATGGTTTTTTAACTTCATAAAACTTATCATAATAACCGGCACGAAGATCTAAAATTTCACTATTTGCAAGGTATAAATCAAGTTGATATGAAAATCGTTGTTTATAAAATTTATCAGGAACAAATTTGCCGATATCACTGCCTTGTTTAACTTTATAGTTAGCTATAGTGTTCCCGCCTAATATTGGTCCGTAAAGGTTAGAGAATATTACGGTATTTAAT
Above is a window of Sulfurimonas sp. DNA encoding:
- the yaaA gene encoding peroxide stress protein YaaA → MLKILFSPAENKKNGGKEKEKELFGSNNAREGILGEYGNIIKNGDENAIKELFGFKRFSDCAPYINDIFNSPLMYAIERYDGVAYEHLDFDSLDEKAKEYLKLNTVIFSNLYGPILGGNTIANYKVKQGSDIGKFVPDKFYKQRFSYQLDLYLANSEILDLRAGYYDKFYEVKKPYTSLKFLKDGKVVGHWAKAYRGLILRAIAKNDINSIKEFAALEIRGLSVAEIIIVKNKTEIVYNITH